A genomic region of Trifolium pratense cultivar HEN17-A07 linkage group LG3, ARS_RC_1.1, whole genome shotgun sequence contains the following coding sequences:
- the LOC123917978 gene encoding dual specificity protein phosphatase PHS1-like isoform X1, with protein sequence MTNHQQNQHPLTPTPIINQNQLQGKEQLDSEGSSPLTVTSRVLYMLGDITAGPAHMFTQWVQSVRKRASDHRSSGFPRSSSSITPFWFGESAEDAKIDDMPDQTEISLWDRLGKAEMLDIESSSFSWDMLSSLHHTEHTSSNEHSEDEMNRALELTVNSGGVVFFALFNVHGSDDASPKEAAAVIKISSSRMATQSERLGYEFAKWLGVQTPQARVIHNTSLEWLQIKEAAEKARDAASCESDAIGERTCSELLEALELSRCLLFISYVHGSPLLESCNAFESQDSAEKVSAALGRVMMLDLVIRNEDRLPCRQLRWRGNPANLLLADKTISSNLDTIGEAFDFEMNRYGPGVVGTLQKERRSTSVVSRSSSHNHGIKSQGSLLSQISESSDDLCLKSQKSEESLFTGSKIVAIDSGVPRRPPAGKRADDQVNYPKLVELILNSSEFSSCLLYDITGGKLGSPPLEDINTTVDVQGSEAASIVHEFRNGFRAALRDLQGFHIFLLTLHKKLDNVLRSFNNTISKIPLGDSEKEDSPSPAAGSCLSPTSKERFSNDSHRDFSETDSQRSAPRASPSSGNRDFCDSASPMSREGWHGKSSKGSAEPLLGSRFTAKLRDFHKFAKVDAESYKELEHWNEMLKNDAIKFCQENNFNSGFFEGSDSNTVVDAYELKVRLEHILERITLISEAANTERPSAVTSNLFIGGAQSARSVYTMQHLGITHILCLCTNEIGQSDSQFPDLFTYKNFSVCDTENSDIGVLFDEACDFIEDVEKGGQRVLVHCFEGKSRSVTVLLAYLILRKNFTLLEAWNAMRKVHRRAQPNDGFAKILQELDKKLHGKVSMEWQRRKPTMKVCPICGKNAGLSSSSLKLHLQKSHKRLSSGSVDSAMTMEIQKALTTLNISRGGSVSPKQRQTHSMTD encoded by the exons ATGACAAATCACCAACAAAACCAACACCCTCTAACACCAACACCAATCATTAACCAAAACCAG TTGCAGGGTAAAGAGCAGTTGGACTCTGAGGGATCATCGCCTCTAACAGTTACTTCCCGG GTTTTGTATATGTTGGGAGACATCACTGCAGGGCCTGCACATATGTTCACTCAATGGGTTCAATCTGTTCGAAAACGCGCTTCCGATCATCGCTCTTCTGGATTCCCTCGCTCTTCTTCCTCCATCACGCCCTTTTG GTTTGGAGAATCTGCAGAGGATGCAAAAATTGATGACATGCCTGATCAAACTGAAATTAGTTTGTGGGATAGGCTTGGTAAAGCTGAAATGTTGGACATTGAATCGAGTTCCTTTTCTTGGGATATGCTCTCGTCACTTCACCACACTGAGCATACTAGTAGCAATGAACATTCCGAGGATGAAATGAATAGAGCTCTTGAG CTAACCGTAAATTCTGGAGGGGTTGTCTTCTTTGCCCTTTTCAATGTCCATGGGAGTGATGATGCATCTCCAAAAGAAGCAGCAGCTGTCATAAAGATATCTTCGTCAAGAATGGCAACACAGTCCGAACGTCTCGGATATGAATTTGCCAAGTGGTTGGGAGTCCAAACGCCACAG GCTAGAGTCATTCACAATACCAGTTTAGAATGGCTCCAAATAAAAGAAGCTGCAGAAAAAGCAAGGGATGCAGCAAGTTGTGAGAGTGATGCAATTGGTGAAAGGACATGTTCAGAACTTTTGGAAGCACTTGAGCTTAGCCGGTGTCTCTTGTTTATAAG TTATGTACATGGTTCACCTTTGCTTGAAAGCTGTAATGCATTTGAATCACAGGATTCTGCAGAAAAAGTATCAGCAGCCCTTGGCAGGGTAATGATGCTAGATCTTGTTATCAGAAATGAAGATAGGCTTCCATGCCGTCAACTTAGATGGCGTGGGAACCCTGCCAATTTGTTATTGGCTGATAAGACAATCTCTTCAAATTTAGATACAATAGGAGAAGCCTTTGATTTTGAAATGAACCGATATGGGCCCGGGGTGGTTGGGACACTTCAGAAAGAAAGAAGGTCAACTTCAGTAGTTAGCAGATCGAGTTCTCACAATCATGGAATAAAATCACAAGGCTCTCTTCTTTCACAGATAAGTGAATCATCTGATGACTTGTGCCTTAAAAGTCAAAAGTCAGAAGAATCATTGTTTACTGGCTCTAAGATTGTGGCTATTGACTCTGGTGTTCCTCGTCGACCCCCTGCTGGAAAACGTGCAGATGATCAGGTCAATTATCCTAAGTTGGTTGAGTTGATACTAAATAGCTCTGAATTTTCCTCTTGCTTGTTATATGATATAACTGGAGGGAAATTAGGAAGTCCTCCCTTAGAAGACATAAATACAACAGTCGATGTACAAGGAAGTGAAGCAGCATCAATAGTTCACGAGTTCCGCAATGGTTTTCGTGCTGCTCTTAGGGATCTGCAAGGATTTCATATATTCCTACTTACACTTCACAAAAAACTTGATAATGTGTTACGATCATTTAATAATACTATAAGCAAAATACCATTGGGGGACTCTGAAAAAGAAGATTCACCGTCACCCGCTGCTGGTAGTTGTCTTTCTCCAACAAGTAAGGAGAGATTTTCTAATGACAGCCATCGAGATTTCAGTGAGACAGATTCACAGAGATCTGCTCCAAGGGCATCACCATCTTCAGGCAATAGAGATTTTTGTGATTCTGCTTCTCCTATGTCAAGAGAAGGTTGGCATGGAAAATCCTCTAAAGGAAGCGCGGAACCATTGCTTGGTTCCCGTTTTACAGCCAAGCTCCGTGACTTTCATAAATTTGCCAAG GTTGATGCAGAATCTTATAAAGAATTGGAACACTGGAATGAAATGCTTAAAAATGATGCTATCAAGTTTTGCCAGGAGAACAATTTCAATTCAGGATTTTTTGAGGGTAGTGATAGCAACACTGTTGTTGATGCATATGAATTGAAG GTTAGACTTGAGCACATCCTTGAAAGGATTACATTGATATCCGAGGCTGCAAATACAGAGAGACCATCTGCTGTTACAAGTAATTTGTTCATCGGTGGAGCACAATCTGCAAGATCTGTATACACAATGCAACACTTGGGAATCACTCATATTTTGTGTTTGTGTACTAATGAAATTGGACAATCAGATTCCCAATTTCCTGATCTGTTTACTTACAAAAATTTCTCG GTGTGTGATACTGAGAATTCTGACATCGGCGTCTTATTTGACGAAGCTTGTGATTTTATAGAAGATGTTGAGAAAGGAGGTCAGAGAGTTTTAGTTCATTGCTTCGAAGGGAAAAGCAGAAGTGTCACTGTGCTCCTTGCTTACTTGATTCTCAGAAA GAATTTCACATTATTAGAAGCATGGAATGCTATGAGAAAAGTTCACCGTCGAGCGCAGCCTAATGATGGTTTTGCAAAGATCTTACAAGAACTTGATAAAAAACTGCACGGGAAAGTTTCGATGGAGTGGCAGCGGCGGAAACCAACAATGAAAGTTTGTCCTATATGTGGCAAGAATGCTGGACTGAGCAGCAGCTCACTTAAGCTACATCTTCAGAAATCTCATAAAAGGCTATCATCAGGGAGTGTTGATAGTGCCATGACAATGGAAATCCAAAAGGCATTAACCACTTTGAATATTAGCCGTGGTGGGAGTGTGAGCCCCAAACAAAGGCAAACTCACTCTATGACAGACTAa
- the LOC123917978 gene encoding dual specificity protein phosphatase PHS1-like isoform X2 has protein sequence MTNHQQNQHPLTPTPIINQNQGKEQLDSEGSSPLTVTSRVLYMLGDITAGPAHMFTQWVQSVRKRASDHRSSGFPRSSSSITPFWFGESAEDAKIDDMPDQTEISLWDRLGKAEMLDIESSSFSWDMLSSLHHTEHTSSNEHSEDEMNRALELTVNSGGVVFFALFNVHGSDDASPKEAAAVIKISSSRMATQSERLGYEFAKWLGVQTPQARVIHNTSLEWLQIKEAAEKARDAASCESDAIGERTCSELLEALELSRCLLFISYVHGSPLLESCNAFESQDSAEKVSAALGRVMMLDLVIRNEDRLPCRQLRWRGNPANLLLADKTISSNLDTIGEAFDFEMNRYGPGVVGTLQKERRSTSVVSRSSSHNHGIKSQGSLLSQISESSDDLCLKSQKSEESLFTGSKIVAIDSGVPRRPPAGKRADDQVNYPKLVELILNSSEFSSCLLYDITGGKLGSPPLEDINTTVDVQGSEAASIVHEFRNGFRAALRDLQGFHIFLLTLHKKLDNVLRSFNNTISKIPLGDSEKEDSPSPAAGSCLSPTSKERFSNDSHRDFSETDSQRSAPRASPSSGNRDFCDSASPMSREGWHGKSSKGSAEPLLGSRFTAKLRDFHKFAKVDAESYKELEHWNEMLKNDAIKFCQENNFNSGFFEGSDSNTVVDAYELKVRLEHILERITLISEAANTERPSAVTSNLFIGGAQSARSVYTMQHLGITHILCLCTNEIGQSDSQFPDLFTYKNFSVCDTENSDIGVLFDEACDFIEDVEKGGQRVLVHCFEGKSRSVTVLLAYLILRKNFTLLEAWNAMRKVHRRAQPNDGFAKILQELDKKLHGKVSMEWQRRKPTMKVCPICGKNAGLSSSSLKLHLQKSHKRLSSGSVDSAMTMEIQKALTTLNISRGGSVSPKQRQTHSMTD, from the exons ATGACAAATCACCAACAAAACCAACACCCTCTAACACCAACACCAATCATTAACCAAAACCAG GGTAAAGAGCAGTTGGACTCTGAGGGATCATCGCCTCTAACAGTTACTTCCCGG GTTTTGTATATGTTGGGAGACATCACTGCAGGGCCTGCACATATGTTCACTCAATGGGTTCAATCTGTTCGAAAACGCGCTTCCGATCATCGCTCTTCTGGATTCCCTCGCTCTTCTTCCTCCATCACGCCCTTTTG GTTTGGAGAATCTGCAGAGGATGCAAAAATTGATGACATGCCTGATCAAACTGAAATTAGTTTGTGGGATAGGCTTGGTAAAGCTGAAATGTTGGACATTGAATCGAGTTCCTTTTCTTGGGATATGCTCTCGTCACTTCACCACACTGAGCATACTAGTAGCAATGAACATTCCGAGGATGAAATGAATAGAGCTCTTGAG CTAACCGTAAATTCTGGAGGGGTTGTCTTCTTTGCCCTTTTCAATGTCCATGGGAGTGATGATGCATCTCCAAAAGAAGCAGCAGCTGTCATAAAGATATCTTCGTCAAGAATGGCAACACAGTCCGAACGTCTCGGATATGAATTTGCCAAGTGGTTGGGAGTCCAAACGCCACAG GCTAGAGTCATTCACAATACCAGTTTAGAATGGCTCCAAATAAAAGAAGCTGCAGAAAAAGCAAGGGATGCAGCAAGTTGTGAGAGTGATGCAATTGGTGAAAGGACATGTTCAGAACTTTTGGAAGCACTTGAGCTTAGCCGGTGTCTCTTGTTTATAAG TTATGTACATGGTTCACCTTTGCTTGAAAGCTGTAATGCATTTGAATCACAGGATTCTGCAGAAAAAGTATCAGCAGCCCTTGGCAGGGTAATGATGCTAGATCTTGTTATCAGAAATGAAGATAGGCTTCCATGCCGTCAACTTAGATGGCGTGGGAACCCTGCCAATTTGTTATTGGCTGATAAGACAATCTCTTCAAATTTAGATACAATAGGAGAAGCCTTTGATTTTGAAATGAACCGATATGGGCCCGGGGTGGTTGGGACACTTCAGAAAGAAAGAAGGTCAACTTCAGTAGTTAGCAGATCGAGTTCTCACAATCATGGAATAAAATCACAAGGCTCTCTTCTTTCACAGATAAGTGAATCATCTGATGACTTGTGCCTTAAAAGTCAAAAGTCAGAAGAATCATTGTTTACTGGCTCTAAGATTGTGGCTATTGACTCTGGTGTTCCTCGTCGACCCCCTGCTGGAAAACGTGCAGATGATCAGGTCAATTATCCTAAGTTGGTTGAGTTGATACTAAATAGCTCTGAATTTTCCTCTTGCTTGTTATATGATATAACTGGAGGGAAATTAGGAAGTCCTCCCTTAGAAGACATAAATACAACAGTCGATGTACAAGGAAGTGAAGCAGCATCAATAGTTCACGAGTTCCGCAATGGTTTTCGTGCTGCTCTTAGGGATCTGCAAGGATTTCATATATTCCTACTTACACTTCACAAAAAACTTGATAATGTGTTACGATCATTTAATAATACTATAAGCAAAATACCATTGGGGGACTCTGAAAAAGAAGATTCACCGTCACCCGCTGCTGGTAGTTGTCTTTCTCCAACAAGTAAGGAGAGATTTTCTAATGACAGCCATCGAGATTTCAGTGAGACAGATTCACAGAGATCTGCTCCAAGGGCATCACCATCTTCAGGCAATAGAGATTTTTGTGATTCTGCTTCTCCTATGTCAAGAGAAGGTTGGCATGGAAAATCCTCTAAAGGAAGCGCGGAACCATTGCTTGGTTCCCGTTTTACAGCCAAGCTCCGTGACTTTCATAAATTTGCCAAG GTTGATGCAGAATCTTATAAAGAATTGGAACACTGGAATGAAATGCTTAAAAATGATGCTATCAAGTTTTGCCAGGAGAACAATTTCAATTCAGGATTTTTTGAGGGTAGTGATAGCAACACTGTTGTTGATGCATATGAATTGAAG GTTAGACTTGAGCACATCCTTGAAAGGATTACATTGATATCCGAGGCTGCAAATACAGAGAGACCATCTGCTGTTACAAGTAATTTGTTCATCGGTGGAGCACAATCTGCAAGATCTGTATACACAATGCAACACTTGGGAATCACTCATATTTTGTGTTTGTGTACTAATGAAATTGGACAATCAGATTCCCAATTTCCTGATCTGTTTACTTACAAAAATTTCTCG GTGTGTGATACTGAGAATTCTGACATCGGCGTCTTATTTGACGAAGCTTGTGATTTTATAGAAGATGTTGAGAAAGGAGGTCAGAGAGTTTTAGTTCATTGCTTCGAAGGGAAAAGCAGAAGTGTCACTGTGCTCCTTGCTTACTTGATTCTCAGAAA GAATTTCACATTATTAGAAGCATGGAATGCTATGAGAAAAGTTCACCGTCGAGCGCAGCCTAATGATGGTTTTGCAAAGATCTTACAAGAACTTGATAAAAAACTGCACGGGAAAGTTTCGATGGAGTGGCAGCGGCGGAAACCAACAATGAAAGTTTGTCCTATATGTGGCAAGAATGCTGGACTGAGCAGCAGCTCACTTAAGCTACATCTTCAGAAATCTCATAAAAGGCTATCATCAGGGAGTGTTGATAGTGCCATGACAATGGAAATCCAAAAGGCATTAACCACTTTGAATATTAGCCGTGGTGGGAGTGTGAGCCCCAAACAAAGGCAAACTCACTCTATGACAGACTAa